One part of the Dasypus novemcinctus isolate mDasNov1 chromosome 27, mDasNov1.1.hap2, whole genome shotgun sequence genome encodes these proteins:
- the FUT4 gene encoding alpha-(1,3)-fucosyltransferase 4, producing MRPRWGRAAGGRRRRWGRWGRPRAMSALAAAALLCAALAALACWGLPPLAGPPAPPRPVRVLLWREPFGARGGAAGPPPDCRRRFNISGCRLLTDRAAYADAQAVLFHHRELARAPPDWPPPWGARAGARPPGQRWVWMNFESPSHSPGLRGLARGLFNWTLSYRADSDVFVPYGHLFPRRHPRDPPPGPAPPLARKRGLVAWVVSNWDERQARVRYFRELRRHLPVDVFGGAAPGRPLRGGLVRTVARYKFYLAFENSQHPDYITEKLWRNALLAGAVPVVLGPERANYERFVPRGAFIHVDDFPSAAALAAHLRFLDRHPAAYRRHFRWRRSHAVHVTSFWDEPLCRVCQAVQGAGARAQSVGDLAGWFER from the coding sequence ATGCGGCCGCGCTggggccgggcggcgggcgggcggcgcaGGCGATGGGGACGCTGGGGGCGGCCGCGGGCCATGTCGGCGCTGGCGGCCGCGGCGCTGCTGTGCGCGGCGCTGGCCGCCCTGGCCTGCTGGGGGCTGCCGCCGCTGGCCGGGCCCCCCGCGCCGCCGCGCCCCGTGCGCGTGCTGCTGTGGCGGGAGCCCTTCGGCGCGCgcggcggggccgcggggccgccCCCCGACTGCCGGCGGCGCTTCAACATCAGCGGCTGCCGCCTGCTCACCGACCGCGCGGCCTACGCCGACGCCCAGGCCGTGCTCTTCCACCACCGCGAGCTGGCGCGGGCGCCCCCCGACTGGCCGCCGCCCTGGGGCGCGCGCGCGGGCGCCCGGCCCCCGGGCCAGCGCTGGGTGTGGATGAACTTCGAGTCGCCGTCGCACTCGCCCGGGCTGCGGGGCCTGGCGCGCGGCCTCTTCAACTGGACGCTGTCCTACCGCGCCGACTCGGACGTCTTCGTGCCCTACGGCCACCTGTTCCCGCGCCGCCACCCCCGCGACCCGCCGCCGGGCCCCGCGCCGCCCCTGGCGCGGAAGCGCGGGCTGGTGGCCTGGGTGGTGAGCAACTGGGACGAGCGCCAGGCCCGCGTCCGCTACTTCCGCGAGCTGCGCCGGCACCTGCCCGTGGACGTGTTCGGCGGGGCCGCGCCGGGGCGCCCGCTGCGCGGCGGGCTCGTGCGCACCGTGGCGCGCTACAAGTTCTACCTGGCCTTCGAGAACTCGCAGCACCCCGACTACATCACCGAGAAGCTCTGGCGCAACGCGCTGCTGGCCGGCGCCGTGCCCGTGGTGCTGGGCCCCGAGCGCGCCAACTACGAGCGCTTCGTGCCGCGCGGCGCCTTCATCCACGTGGACGACTTCCCCAGCGCCGCCGCCCTGGCCGCGCACCTGCGCTTCCTGGACCGCCACCCGGCCGCCTACCGCCGCCACTTCCGCTGGCGCCGCAGCCACGCCGTGCACGTCACGAGCTTCTGGGACGAGCCGCTGTGCCGCGTCTGCCAGGCCGTGCAGGGCGCCGGGGCGCGGGCCCAGAGCGTCGGCGACCTGGCCGGCTGGTTTGAGCGGTGA